Proteins from one Sander lucioperca isolate FBNREF2018 chromosome 16, SLUC_FBN_1.2, whole genome shotgun sequence genomic window:
- the LOC116062720 gene encoding gastrula zinc finger protein XlCGF8.2DB-like, which yields MDRTASDPETGDSADWKETREPQSALNSLKHDSRCKKTFSCSECGRRFSFKSNLKQHMITHTGEKPFSCSVCKKRFGLNSILKKHMLTHTGEKRFSCSRCDKRFGNEYNLKKHMRTHTGEKPFSCSVCKKSFSENGSLKKHMRIHTGEKPFSCSECGKAFTVGEYLKTHMRTHTGEKPFSCSVCKKSFSHSGALKSHMAVHTGEKPFSCSDCKKSFTQSVYLKAHMRSHTGEKPFRCSECDKQFGQKEHLKRHMITHTGEKPFSCSVCDKRFGNEYNLKTHMKTHTGEKPFSCSVCDKRFGLKSTLKKHMLTHTWEKPQLSL from the exons atggacaggacagctag tgatcctgagactggtgacagtgctgattggaaggagaccagagaacctcagtcagctctaaactctctgaaacatgattcaagatgtaagaaaacattcagctgctctgagtgtgggagaagATTTAGCTTCAAGTCAAATCTGAAGCAACACATgataactcacacaggagaaaagcctttcagctgctcagtttgtaagaaaAGATTTGGCCTCAACTCAATTCTTAAAAAACACATGTTAACTCATACAGGAGAGAAACGTTTCAGCTGCTCACGTTGTGATAAAAGATTTGGCAACGAGTATaatctgaagaaacacatgagaactcacacaggagagaaacctttcagctgctcagtctgtaaaaaATCTTTCTCAGAGAATGGAAGTTTaaagaaacacatgagaatccacacaggagagaagcctttcAGCTGTTCTGAGTGTGGTAAAGCTTTCACTGTTGGTGAATACCTGAAgacacacatgagaactcatacaggagaaaaacctttcagctgctcagtctgtaagaaatctttttcaCACAGTGGAGCTTTAAAGTCACACATGGcggtccacacaggagaaaaaccttttagctgctcagATTGTAAAAAATCATTTACACAGAGCGTATATTTAAAGGCACACATGAGAagccacacaggagagaaacctttcaGATGCTCTGAGTGTGATAAACAATTTGGCCAGAAGGAAcatctgaagagacacatgataactcacacaggagaaaaacctttcagctgctcagtttgtgatAAAAGATTTGGCAACGAGTATAATCTGAAGACACACATGaaaactcacacaggagagaaacctttcagctgctctgttTGTGATAAAAGATTTGGCCTCAAATCAACGCTTAAAAAACACATGTTAACTCATACATGGGAAAAACCTCAGCTCAgcctgtaa
- the LOC116060851 gene encoding zinc finger and SCAN domain-containing protein 12-like — METEDVQQLSVIKEDVPPEQQECSSSVDQQEPEPPPHIKEEQEELWSSQEGEQLQGLEEADITKFPFTPVPVKSEDDEEEAQSSQLHQRQTQHMETEADGEDCGGPEPARNSHPLFQPETEDQTGDSSDPENDRADWKETREPQSALNSLKHDSTCKKKFSCSKCGKRFSFKSHLKLHMRIHTGEKPFSCSECGKAFTESGNLKKHMITHTGEKPFSCSECQRKFSLKSDLKRHMRIHTGEKQFSCSDCQRKFGCKSKLKDHMITHTGEKPFSCSDRILSDA; from the exons AGATGTGCAGCAGCTGTCAGTGATTAAAGAAGAtgttccccctgagcagcaggagtgtagctccagtgtggaccagcaggagccagagccccccccacacattaaagaggaacaggaggaactgtggagcagtcaggagggagagcagcttcaagggctggaggaggctgatatcaccaagttcccattcactcctgtccctgtgaagagtgaagatgatgaagaggaagctcagtcctcacagcttcatcaaagacaaactcaacacatggaaacagaagctgatggagaggactgtggaggaccagaaccagccaggaactcacatccacttttccaaccagagactgaagaccagactggagactcttctgatcctgagaaTGACAgggctgattggaaggagaccagagaacctcagtcagctttaaactctctgaaacatgattcaacatGTAAGAAAAAATTCAGTTGCTCTAAGTGTGGGAAAAGATTTAGCTTCAAGTCACATCTGAAGctacacatgagaatccacacaggagagaagccttttagctgctctgagtgtggtaaAGCTTTTACTGAAAGTGGAAACCTAAAGAAGCACATGATAACTCACACAG gagaaaaacctttcagctgctctgagtgtcaGAGGAAATTTAGCTTGAAGTCAGATCTTAagagacacatgagaatccacacaggagaaaaacagtTCAGCTGCTCTGATTGTCAGAGAAAATTTGGCTGCAAGTCAAAGCTGAAAGATCATATgataactcacacaggagaaaaaccttttagctgctca gacaGGATCCTTTCAGATGCTtag